The DNA sequence TCTAGTTCTTTTTGGAATTTTGTTACTCTCCTATAAgggtctcttttttttttgtcttataaTGTGAGGtggatttttctttgttttatggTCGTTATTAGTTTGGAACTTTCAGACCTTTTGTTTCTTTCCTAGAATGCTAAATGGTACTTACTTTGTGTGTGTTTGTGCGTAATGATTTAGTTTCACTTGTTCAGATTTTTTGCATTTCTATACAGCCTTGTGTTTGAAGGGAGACATATAGCTAAGAGTATTCTTAGCTGAGGAGTTGAAGAATGTAGTTCACTTTAATTGGTATCCATGGTAGATGACAATTTGAGTATCCCTGTGTAATAGGGATTGAAGATGTTTAGATGATGTTGGATAAATTGCTGACCCTTGTCTGTTCATCCTTTGAACATTTGTAGTATTACATTAGCATCTGATAATCAATGTCAACTTGCTGGATTATTTCAGCTGAGCAGTGAGTTTTCCACTaaactattttcatttcatgtgGAAATAATCTTAAAGACTAGAGTATAATTTATGTAGTTTCTTGTGGGTAGGTTTAGTTGTGGGAAGGAAACTATTTATATAATGTTGAATAAGATAGACTTGGACGAGAAACTATAGGTGTTATACTAAGTTTTAgttgttataaaattataacactTCTAGTTGTGGGTCtttgttaatgtttttaaaatctgGCATTGCTGGCTTGTCATCACTCATTAATTTCCATACatgtgaaaaaaaatgcatgggcAAAAAGCAAAGTAAAAACTAGTTTCACCTCATTTTGTCAGAAAAATCTTTGCCACTCCCCCTCAATCCCTACTCTGGACTATCTTATTCATTGTTCCAagtttcttctaattttttatgtttcatttaaTTTCATAGTACAACTTTTAATATGTAGACTTGTGTTTTGTAttacaattttatataattctGCATTGACAGGAGTAAAATGGGTAATCAGAGCAGACAAGGACAGAAAGATCAAATTTTGTTGCGTTCAGTCTGATACTGCTGAGCTCTATCTGAGAGCTTGTGGTCTTGAACGAGAGGATGTCTTGCACCGCATTCTGTTTGTTGAAGGCCTGAATGTTTACTCTCAGGGATCCACTGGTTAGGATGTTCTTTCTCATTTGATTTACTTCAGTggtattcattatatttttattttattttttacattgtttAGACTATTTTACTGCATAACTTTGGTTTTGGCATACTAGTATacatcacaattcacaaatgagcatttatcaattatattttcacCACTCTGCTGCTTTCTACGTGGTTTTGTGTGTCAATCTCATTGTGAGTTCTGACTCTGCAGCTGCATTGCGAGTACTGTCGCACTTGCCACTACCTTACTCTGCTTTTAGTGCGCTCTGCGTGATTCCATCTCCACTCAGAGATGGTGTCTACAATTATGTAGCAAAACGAAGGTACGAATGGTTTGGTAAGGCTGAC is a window from the Glycine max cultivar Williams 82 chromosome 2, Glycine_max_v4.0, whole genome shotgun sequence genome containing:
- the LOC100306334 gene encoding uncharacterized protein isoform X1, yielding MDIRMKRGLASLIKTPIERGWGNGLRCFNSSSSVLKGVTTPTLLQPRVLLYDAVSHLCHRGVKWVIRADKDRKIKFCCVQSDTAELYLRACGLEREDVLHRILFVEGLNVYSQGSTAALRVLSHLPLPYSAFSALCVIPSPLRDGVYNYVAKRRYEWFGKADDYLVLQEKELLERFIDREELMSRDKDS